A region of Oncorhynchus kisutch isolate 150728-3 linkage group LG29, Okis_V2, whole genome shotgun sequence DNA encodes the following proteins:
- the LOC109874152 gene encoding uncharacterized protein LOC109874152 isoform X1 gives MESQKTQSEKPDPGLSQSLGTYLSYYEHEEMKRDGSRPDSETEENKDSSSQIVSCAHADSAPDREWFPEGRFVWLVVLAAIWCNGSIFGIQKSFGIIHMMLVKAHEDSNNEVSQFATAWVGALAMGMVFLCSPLVSIVTDHVGCRVTAICGSLVAFLGLLTSSFTMSLGLWYFTYGVLFGCGSSFVFLPSLVTLGHYFPQRLGLVNGVVMAGSSVFSISLPALLEEVGTPLGLSTTFQILSALMLIQAALAFSFCSRLYHRNLSTNTAQLSSANLSSGWQQGLTQTRRYCNLGVFHLPNYRVWAFGVATAMLGNFVPYIYLMSFVEEQFVETPVKEWVLLVCIGVTSCVGRLLFGRVGDLLHGAHKIYLQAGSFMVLGLASMLVPLCVRFEGLVAVCLLLGLCDGCVITLMAPVTFELVGPQRASQAIGYLMGLMALPMTAGPPLAGLLHDHFGDYHMAFYLAGVPPMVGGFLLFFVPNIHQCLLEGQQETLSRPSPDLQLSPPGSNHQSPLIPGHQLPPTSPDLQLSPLGSDHQSPPIPGHQLPPTSTDLQLSPRGSDHQSPPIPGHQLPPTSPDLQLSPLGSDHQSPPIPGHQLPPTSPDLQLSPRGSDHQSPPIPGHQLPPTSPDLQLSPLGSDHQSPPIPGHQLPPTSTDLQLSPLGSDHQSPPIPGHQLPPTSPDLQLSPRGSDHQSPPIPGHQLPPTSPDLQLSPRGSDHQSPPIPGHQFPPTSTDLQLSPPGSDHQSPLIPGHQLPPTSPDLQLSPLGSDHQSPPIPGHQLPPTSPDLQLSPLGSDHQSPPIPGHQLPSTSPDLQLSPLGSDHQSPPIPGHQLPPTSPDLQLSPRGSNHQSPPIPGHQLPPTSPDLQLSPPGSDHQSPLIPGHQLPPTSPDLQLSPPGSHHQSPLIPGHQLPPTSPDLQLSPLGSDHQSPPIPGHQLPPTSPDLQLSPLGSDHQSPPIPGHQLPPTSPDLQLSPPGSDHQSPPIPGHQLPPTSPD, from the exons ATGGAGAGCCAAAAAACACAGTCTGAGAAACCTGATCCAGGCCTTTCACAGTCCTTAGGAACATATTTATCATATTACGAGCATGAAGAAATGAAAAGAGATGGCAGTCGTCCTGACAGTGAGACAGAGGAAAACAAGGACTCATCATCTCAGATTGTCTCATGTGCCCATGCAGATTCAGCTCCCGACCGGGAGTGGTTCCCAGAGGGACGGTTCGTCTGGCTTGTTGTCCTGGCAGCCATCTGGTGCAATGGATCAATCTTTGGGATTCAGAAGTCTTTTGGAATCATACATATGATGCTTGTTAAAGCTCACGAGGACTCAAATAATGAAGTTTCTCAGTTTGCAACAG CCTGGGTTGGTGCTCTGGCCATGGGTATGGTCTTTCTCTGCTCCCCCCTGGTCAGTATTGTCACTGATCACGTTGGCTGCAGGGTGACGGCCATTTGTGGGTCCCTTGTGGCTTTCTTGGGACTTCTGACAAGTTCATTCACCAT GTCGTTAGGTTTGTGGTACTTCACCTATGGGGTTCTGTTTGGCTGTGGCTCCTCCTTTGTCTTCTTGCCTTCTCTGGTGACCCTGGGACACTACTTCCCTCAGCGCCTCGGCCTGGTCAACGGGGTGGTGATGGCAGGCAGCAGTGTTTTCTCCATAAGCCTGCCTGCCCTGCTGGAGGAGGTGGGGACACCGCTGGGCCTCAGCACCACCTTTCAGATCCTCAGTGCCCTCATGCTAATCCAGGCAGCCCTGGCATTCTCCTTCTGCTCACGCCTTTACCACAGGAATTTGTCCACTAACACGGCCCAGCTTTCATCTGCCAACCTGAGCAGTGGCTGGCAGCAGGGCCTGACACAGACCAGGAGGTACTGCAACCTGGGAGTGTTTCACCTCCCTAATTACAGGGTGTGGGCTTTTGGAGTGGCTACGGCTATGCTGGGCAACTTTGTGCCCTACATTTACCTG ATGAGTTTTGTGGAGGAGCAGTTTGTGGAGACGCCAGTGAAGGAGTGGGTCCTCCTGGTGTGTATCGGGGTGACCTCCTGCGTAGGACGCCTGCTGTTTGGCAGGGTGGGAGACCTGCTCCATGGGGCACACAAGATCTACCTTCAG GCAGGCTCCTTCATGGTGCTTGGCTTGGCGTCTATGCTGGTCCCTCTGTGTGTCAGATTTGAGGGGCTGGTTGCAGTGTGTCTACTGCTGGGGCTGTGTGACGGCTGCGTCATCACCCTCATGGCCCCTGTGACATTTGAACTGGTGGGCCCCCAGAGAGCCTCCCAGGCCATCGGCTACCTGATGGGCCTAATGGCCCTCCCCATGACCGCCGGACCCCCCCTCGCAG GGCTACTCCATGACCACTTTGGAGATTACCACATGGCCTTCTACCTGGCTGGGGTTCCTCCCATGGTCGGAGGTTTCCTACTCTTCTTTGTCCCGAATATTCATCAATGCCTGCTGGAGGGCCAGCAAGAAACCCTCTCCAGACCCAGCCCTGACCTCCAGCTATCCCCTCCTGGCTCGAACCACCAGTCCCCTCTCATCCCTGGTCACCAGCTCCCCCCAACCAGCCCTGACCTCCAGTTATCCCCCCTTGGCTCGGACCACCAGTCCCCTCCCATCCCTGGTCACCAGCTCCCCCCAACCAGCACTGACCTCCAGCTATCCCCCCGTGGCTCGGACCACCAGTCCCCTCCCATCCCTGGTCACCAGCTCCCCCCAACCAGCCCTGACCTCCAGTTATCCCCCCTTGGCTCGGACCACCAGTCCCCTCCCATCCCTGGTCACCAGCTCCCCCCAACCAGCCCTGACCTCCAGCTATCCCCCCGTGGCTCGGACCACCAGTCCCCTCCCATCCCTGGTCACCAGCTCCCCCCAACCAGCCCTGACCTCCAGTTATCCCCCCTTGGCTCGGACCACCAGTCCCCTCCCATCCCTGGTCACCAGCTCCCCCCAACCAGCACTGACCTCCAGTTATCCCCCCTTGGCTCGGACCACCAGTCCCCTCCCATCCCTGGTCACCAGCTCCCCCCAACCAGCCCTGACCTCCAGCTATCCCCCCGTGGCTCGGACCACCAGTCCCCTCCCATCCCTGGTCACCAGCTCCCCCCAACCAGCCCTGACCTCCAGCTATCCCCCCGTGGCTCGGACCACCAGTCCCCTCCCATCCCTGGTCACCAGTTCCCCCCAACCAGCACTGACCTCCAGCTATCCCCTCCTGGCTCGGACCACCAGTCCCCTCTCATCCCTGGTCACCAGCTCCCCCCAACCAGCCCTGACCTCCAGCTATCCCCCCTTGGCTCGGACCACCAGTCCCCTCCCATCCCTGGTCACCAGCTCCCCCCAACCAGCCCTGACCTCCAGTTATCCCCCCTTGGCTCGGATCACCAGTCCCCTCCCATCCCTGGTCACCAGCTCCCCTCAACCAGCCCTGACCTCCAGTTATCCCCCCTTGGCTCGGACCACCAGTCCCCTCCCATCCCTGGTCACCAGCTCCCCCCAACCAGCCCTGACCTCCAGCTATCCCCCCGTGGCTCGAACCACCAGTCCCCTCCCATCCCTGGTCACCAGCTCCCCCCAACCAGCCCTGACCTCCAGCTATCCCCTCCTGGCTCGGACCACCAGTCCCCTCTCATCCCTGGTCACCAGCTCCCCCCAACCAGCCCTGACCTCCAGCTATCCCCTCCTGGCTCACACCACCAGTCCCCTCTCATCCCTGGTCACCAGCTCCCCCCAACCAGCCCTGACCTCCAGCTATCCCCCCTTGGCTCGGACCACCAGTCCCCTCCCATCCCTGGTCACCAGCTCCCCCCAACCAGCCCTGACCTCCAGTTATCCCCCCTTGGCTCGGACCACCAGTCCCCTCCCATCCCTGGTCACCAGCTCCCCCCAACCAGCCCTGACCTCCAGTTATCCCCTCCTGGCTCGGACCACCAGTCCCCTCCCATCCCTGGTCACCAGCTGCCCCCAACCAGCCCTGACTAA
- the LOC109874152 gene encoding leucine-rich repeat extensin-like protein 5 isoform X4 codes for MAGSSVFSISLPALLEEVGTPLGLSTTFQILSALMLIQAALAFSFCSRLYHRNLSTNTAQLSSANLSSGWQQGLTQTRRYCNLGVFHLPNYRVWAFGVATAMLGNFVPYIYLMSFVEEQFVETPVKEWVLLVCIGVTSCVGRLLFGRVGDLLHGAHKIYLQAGSFMVLGLASMLVPLCVRFEGLVAVCLLLGLCDGCVITLMAPVTFELVGPQRASQAIGYLMGLMALPMTAGPPLAGLLHDHFGDYHMAFYLAGVPPMVGGFLLFFVPNIHQCLLEGQQETLSRPSPDLQLSPPGSNHQSPLIPGHQLPPTSPDLQLSPLGSDHQSPPIPGHQLPPTSTDLQLSPRGSDHQSPPIPGHQLPPTSPDLQLSPLGSDHQSPPIPGHQLPPTSPDLQLSPRGSDHQSPPIPGHQLPPTSPDLQLSPLGSDHQSPPIPGHQLPPTSTDLQLSPLGSDHQSPPIPGHQLPPTSPDLQLSPRGSDHQSPPIPGHQLPPTSPDLQLSPRGSDHQSPPIPGHQFPPTSTDLQLSPPGSDHQSPLIPGHQLPPTSPDLQLSPLGSDHQSPPIPGHQLPPTSPDLQLSPLGSDHQSPPIPGHQLPSTSPDLQLSPLGSDHQSPPIPGHQLPPTSPDLQLSPRGSNHQSPPIPGHQLPPTSPDLQLSPPGSDHQSPLIPGHQLPPTSPDLQLSPPGSHHQSPLIPGHQLPPTSPDLQLSPLGSDHQSPPIPGHQLPPTSPDLQLSPLGSDHQSPPIPGHQLPPTSPDLQLSPPGSDHQSPPIPGHQLPPTSPD; via the exons ATGGCAGGCAGCAGTGTTTTCTCCATAAGCCTGCCTGCCCTGCTGGAGGAGGTGGGGACACCGCTGGGCCTCAGCACCACCTTTCAGATCCTCAGTGCCCTCATGCTAATCCAGGCAGCCCTGGCATTCTCCTTCTGCTCACGCCTTTACCACAGGAATTTGTCCACTAACACGGCCCAGCTTTCATCTGCCAACCTGAGCAGTGGCTGGCAGCAGGGCCTGACACAGACCAGGAGGTACTGCAACCTGGGAGTGTTTCACCTCCCTAATTACAGGGTGTGGGCTTTTGGAGTGGCTACGGCTATGCTGGGCAACTTTGTGCCCTACATTTACCTG ATGAGTTTTGTGGAGGAGCAGTTTGTGGAGACGCCAGTGAAGGAGTGGGTCCTCCTGGTGTGTATCGGGGTGACCTCCTGCGTAGGACGCCTGCTGTTTGGCAGGGTGGGAGACCTGCTCCATGGGGCACACAAGATCTACCTTCAG GCAGGCTCCTTCATGGTGCTTGGCTTGGCGTCTATGCTGGTCCCTCTGTGTGTCAGATTTGAGGGGCTGGTTGCAGTGTGTCTACTGCTGGGGCTGTGTGACGGCTGCGTCATCACCCTCATGGCCCCTGTGACATTTGAACTGGTGGGCCCCCAGAGAGCCTCCCAGGCCATCGGCTACCTGATGGGCCTAATGGCCCTCCCCATGACCGCCGGACCCCCCCTCGCAG GGCTACTCCATGACCACTTTGGAGATTACCACATGGCCTTCTACCTGGCTGGGGTTCCTCCCATGGTCGGAGGTTTCCTACTCTTCTTTGTCCCGAATATTCATCAATGCCTGCTGGAGGGCCAGCAAGAAACCCTCTCCAGACCCAGCCCTGACCTCCAGCTATCCCCTCCTGGCTCGAACCACCAGTCCCCTCTCATCCCTGGTCACCAGCTCCCCCCAACCAGCCCTGACCTCCAGTTATCCCCCCTTGGCTCGGACCACCAGTCCCCTCCCATCCCTGGTCACCAGCTCCCCCCAACCAGCACTGACCTCCAGCTATCCCCCCGTGGCTCGGACCACCAGTCCCCTCCCATCCCTGGTCACCAGCTCCCCCCAACCAGCCCTGACCTCCAGTTATCCCCCCTTGGCTCGGACCACCAGTCCCCTCCCATCCCTGGTCACCAGCTCCCCCCAACCAGCCCTGACCTCCAGCTATCCCCCCGTGGCTCGGACCACCAGTCCCCTCCCATCCCTGGTCACCAGCTCCCCCCAACCAGCCCTGACCTCCAGTTATCCCCCCTTGGCTCGGACCACCAGTCCCCTCCCATCCCTGGTCACCAGCTCCCCCCAACCAGCACTGACCTCCAGTTATCCCCCCTTGGCTCGGACCACCAGTCCCCTCCCATCCCTGGTCACCAGCTCCCCCCAACCAGCCCTGACCTCCAGCTATCCCCCCGTGGCTCGGACCACCAGTCCCCTCCCATCCCTGGTCACCAGCTCCCCCCAACCAGCCCTGACCTCCAGCTATCCCCCCGTGGCTCGGACCACCAGTCCCCTCCCATCCCTGGTCACCAGTTCCCCCCAACCAGCACTGACCTCCAGCTATCCCCTCCTGGCTCGGACCACCAGTCCCCTCTCATCCCTGGTCACCAGCTCCCCCCAACCAGCCCTGACCTCCAGCTATCCCCCCTTGGCTCGGACCACCAGTCCCCTCCCATCCCTGGTCACCAGCTCCCCCCAACCAGCCCTGACCTCCAGTTATCCCCCCTTGGCTCGGATCACCAGTCCCCTCCCATCCCTGGTCACCAGCTCCCCTCAACCAGCCCTGACCTCCAGTTATCCCCCCTTGGCTCGGACCACCAGTCCCCTCCCATCCCTGGTCACCAGCTCCCCCCAACCAGCCCTGACCTCCAGCTATCCCCCCGTGGCTCGAACCACCAGTCCCCTCCCATCCCTGGTCACCAGCTCCCCCCAACCAGCCCTGACCTCCAGCTATCCCCTCCTGGCTCGGACCACCAGTCCCCTCTCATCCCTGGTCACCAGCTCCCCCCAACCAGCCCTGACCTCCAGCTATCCCCTCCTGGCTCACACCACCAGTCCCCTCTCATCCCTGGTCACCAGCTCCCCCCAACCAGCCCTGACCTCCAGCTATCCCCCCTTGGCTCGGACCACCAGTCCCCTCCCATCCCTGGTCACCAGCTCCCCCCAACCAGCCCTGACCTCCAGTTATCCCCCCTTGGCTCGGACCACCAGTCCCCTCCCATCCCTGGTCACCAGCTCCCCCCAACCAGCCCTGACCTCCAGTTATCCCCTCCTGGCTCGGACCACCAGTCCCCTCCCATCCCTGGTCACCAGCTGCCCCCAACCAGCCCTGACTAA